The genomic segment ATTAATCAAGAGTGGACGTCCTAAGGAAGAGAAAGAAGAAACTCGGATTGATTACAAGCCGCCAGCGGCCGCGGAGTTTGAAAAGTTTAAAGAAAAAACAGCCTGGATAGAGGATGAGGCCAGTCGTGAGGCCCTGCAAAATTTTTGGTATCTTTTTCATGCATGTAAGCGTAAATAAAAAAGTTGAGTTCACCTAGAGGCTATCTCCTTGGCAAAAGGGTTTTTTTTGCCTTGTTGTGAGGGAGCTTTCTTGTGATTTGACCTCTCTTGGTGGTAGAGAGGTCAAAAAAAATGTTGCTTTTTTAAAAACAACTATTAGTATGTCACACGTCTTGAAGATGAGACCTTATGCGCCCGTAGCTCAGCTGGATAGAGCAACGGACTTCTAATCCGTAGGCCGCTGGTTCGAATCCAGCCGGGCGCACCAATAAATATAAGGACGTGCAGTTTTTTGTTTGCAGGTACCTTTTTATTTTTCTGATCTTCTTCAGCGCTTATAGATCTTTCTTGTTCCTTTGGGACTGGAGTTTGAAATGAGTTGTTGGGTTGGTTGGGAGCATCGTTGGGGAAAAAGTTTTTTCGACGATTATAAAAGATCCTATTGGGATGCAAGCATCTTTATAGGACACATTAAAATAGTGGCAAGCATTTTATTTAGCTTGCCCTGTTTCAGCACTTTAGGTAAAGAAAAATTGTCGGATTTTATATATGTTGGACGCTTTCAGCATGGCAAGTACTACCTCTTGTTTGGAACATTAAACTTTATTTAGGAGATTTGTCATGGCTGAAGGAATTGTAAAATGGTTTAACGATGCGAAAGGTTTTGGTTTTATCGAGCAAGAAGGTGGAGATGACCTTTTCGTACACCACACCAGCATCAACGCTTCCGGTTTCAAAACCCTCGAAGAAGGTGCTCGCGTATCTTTTGATATCGAGGAAGGTCAAAAAGGACCTGCAGCTGCGAACGTTACCGCACTGTAATTCTTTTCGATATAGCTTGAGTAAGTCTCTCTGAGATTTATTTAGCTTCTGCATTGTAAAAGCCCCTTAGGATTTATCCTAAGGGGCTTTTTCTGTTTTAGCGACCATGAAGCGGTTGTGGTTATATAGACGCCTACTGCCTTGTTCCAGCCTTCACTCTGCCCACCAGACCGCTTTCTAGACGTACCTTGATTCCATGGGGATGGGTGGCAGACTTTGTTAAAATATCTTTCACCGTACCCTCGGTGAGTTTTCCGGATCGTTGATCTTCTTTGAGTACGATGGATACCTTGAGGCCCATTTGGATATCGGCTCTTTTTGTTCCATTAATCATTTTGAAATACCTTTTTTAAGATTTGTTGAAATTCTTCGTAATGGGGTAGCATTTTTACCAGCCATTGTAATTGGTTTTGCTTGAGGCTGCCGGTTCATGCTAAAGATAGTAAGTGATAATATCTAAAGCAAGCTTTGACCGCTAACCTCTTTTTGCAGATCCGCAGGTTTTAATGTGAGAGGTTTTGTGCGTCTTTTTTTTAGATAACATATCCATAGACTTATTCTTTCTGGTGATTATTTGGTAAACTACGGGATATCGGACCTATAATTCTGTTACTGTTTTTAGCCTTGGGCGGAGGTGGCGAGTCTTGGAAATGATCAAAGTGAGAGGTAGGCAAAAATTCTCTTTACATTTTAAAAATTAGACAGTACCTTTGTTCTTAATGGCTGGTGAGCAGGATAAACATTGAGCAATTTGCCGTTCATTAACAACACAAAAGGTAATGCTGTTGCCTGGTGGGATGTTGTTTAGAAGGCCCCTTATGGGGAATAATTGAGATATAGGTTGGGGAAAAGTGTTTTCCTCTGCTGCTTTTTATAAAATAGTGGTAAGCACTAACTGCTTGCCCAGTTTCACCACTTTAGGTAAAGAAAAAATTGTCAAATGCTATATTTGTTGAATGTATTCAGCGTGACAACTACTACCTTGGTTTGGAACATTAAACTTCATTTAGGAGATCTGTCATGGCTGAAGGAATTGTAAAATGGTTTAACGATGCGAAAGGTTTTGGTTTTATCGACCAAGAAGGTGGAGATGACCTTTTCGTACACCACACCAGCATCAACGCTTCTGGTTTCAAAACTCTCGAAGAAGGTGCTCGCGTATCTTTTGATATCGAGGAAGGTCAAAAAGGACCTGCAGCTGCGAACGTTACCGCACTGTAATTCTTTTCGATTGAGTTAGAGTCAGGTCTCTCTGAGACTCATTCAGCTTCTGCATTGTAAAAGCCCCTTGAAATTAATTTTTCAAGGGGCTTTTTTTATGTTCTTGCTACTGTGTCGCACATTCTATTTGTCGCCACTTGGCTTCTTGGGTCCACGTGAATTAGGTCTGGAACCTTGTCGGCGCGTCCGTCCCTCGGTGTTCTTTTTGGGACTTTTAGCCCGAAATGGACGTGTATTCAGACAAGATTCAGGCAGGGGATGAACCGGCTCAAAACCCTCCACGGACTTGCGTGGAAGTATTTTTTTGATCAGTCTTTCAATATCGGCAAGTAGTGCAAACTCATCGGCGCAGACCAAAGAGATTGCCTCCCCTGAGGCACCTGCTCGGCCTGTACGTCCAATTCGGTGTATATAATCTTCCTGTACATGGGGAAGGTCAAAATTGACCACATGGGGGAGCAGGTCAATGTCCAGACCCCTGGCCGCAATATCCGTCGCCACTAAAATTTGCACAGTACCGTTTTTAAATTCGGCCAGGGCCTTGGTGCGTGCGCTTTGGCTTTTGTTGCCATGAATTGCCGCCGCATTGATGCCCTTTTTCTGTAACTGACCTACCAGGCGGTTTGCTCCATGTTTTGTCTTGCTGAAGACCAGAGTCTGGCCCCATTTATTGTCGCGGATGAGTTGGATGAGCAGGGCTGGTTTCTGTTTCTTGTCCACCGGGTAGATGCACTGATCAATTATTTCTACGGTGCTATTGGGTGGCGTTACTGAAATCTCGACGGGATTGTTAAACATTCCCCGAGCGAGGTTATTGATGCTAGAGGAAAAGGTCGCAGAAAACATCAGGTTCTGACGTTCCTTGGGTAAGAAGGCTAAAACTTTTCTAATATCGTTGATAAAGCCCATATCTAACATTCGATCGGCCTCATCTAAGACTAATATTTCCAACCTGTTAAACTTTATCGCATTTTGGCGATGGAGATCGAGTAGACGACCGGGTGTTGCCACCAGAATATCAACTCCCCCGCGCAACCTCTTCATCTGGGGATTTATATTCACCCCACCAAAGATTACGGCGGAGGTCAGGGATAGACCCTTGCCGTAGGTGGTGACGCTCTCACCAATCTGGGCTGCCAGTTCACGGGTGGGCGTTAAGATGAGTACTCTTGCCTGATTTGCCTGGACTCGGCGCTTACTTTGGGAGAGTAGTTCCAGGATGGGCAGGGTGAATGCAGCCGTCTTGCCGGTACCAGTTTGGGCCGCAGCCATGACGTCTTTGCCTTCCATTATCACGGGGATCGCCTTGGCTTGAATGGGCGATGGTGTGTCGTAGCCCTTTTCGGCTACGGCCTTAAGAAGCGGGGCGGAGAGGCCCAGGGTGTTAAAACTCATAGTATTTTCTCTTGTTAATACGTAATATTTTATAAACCATCCACCAGTTCTTATTTGCTCGTGGACGGGTATATGACCATTCTTCTAATCAAACTGGATCAAGGGTCAATGTGGATGCCAGGTAAGAGTTGCTTCATGTTTTGCGCCTGCCAGTATACACTATGCCTCTTCCATTTTAGCTATATTAATTTAAAGCAAAGATGGGGGAGCTTGAACGGCTAATGAACCTGTGCTCTCTAGCATTTGTTACATTTTTTTCTTTCTGCGATCAAACTCCTCTCTTGAGTCAATGCAGGTAGTTAAATCTTTTAAAATGCCATTTCTCAGGCTGTAAATCCAACCGTGAATGGAAAGTTCAGCACCTTTTTTCCAGGCATTTTGAACGATGGTGGTATTGCAGACATTGGTTACCTGTTCAATGACATTGAGCTCACAGAGCAGGTTGAATTTTTTGTCGGGTTCAAGATCCTTAAGCTTGTCGGCATTGAGACGAATAACATCTTTAACATGACGAAGCCAGTTATCGATTAAGCCATGCTCAGCATCTTCCATGGAGGCCTTGATACCACCGCAACCATAATGGCCACAGACAATAATGTGTTTCACCTTTAAAACGTCAACTGCATACTGTAGTACCGAAAGGCAGTTGAGATCTGTATGGACGACAACGTTTGCAATATTGCGATGAACAAAGACATCGCCTGGTGGTAAATTTGTTATCTGGTTTGCAGGTACTCTGCTATCTGAGCAACCAATCCACAGGTAGTCAGGAGAGTGCTCTTTTGACAGCTGGGGGAAAAAATCAGGATCCCTCTCTTTGATCTTGTTGGCCCATTCCAGATTTCTCTCAAAGAGATGCTTTAATGTCTTCAAAACTTTATATTCTCCTCTCTCAATGCCAGTAAGGTTCAATTCATCGTTGAGAATTATCCGTTGTTGGTATTCGCGACTCTATATACTCAGTTAGGCTTGATTCTGCTTGATATTTTAATGAGGTAACAGCTTATATCTCTTCTCTAACGAATCAAAATATTACCGCATTTTTTGGCAATATTTGTAATGTGGTGGAATACGATCAGGTAGGTCTTCTTGTTTTTTCACCACTCTTTTTGTTAAATAAGGTATTTCTGATATAGGATAGTGCAAGGGGAGGTCTTTTTTTAGCTGTGCTCTTCTCTTTTCGGGGCTAACCAGTATTGCTCATGTTCTGATAATTCCCAGGCAAAGTAGGTAAAATCTATATGGGTGCTGTTGGCGAGCTGGTCATGATTATAGAGTTTGATGATGAGTTCTCGAATAATGAAGATTATTGCTGGGGCAGTCATATTGTGCAGTCGGATGCGCTCTGCCTTGAACTAGTCGATAAAACTACGGAAGAGTTCGAGTATAAGCCAAAAAACTCGGATCCGTCACTGGATGGGAGAGAATCAGATCAATTTGATCCCGACTGAGGAGCATCTTTGTGCTGACTGAGTCATATGTGGGGGTAGTATTTAATTTGTATTAAGGTTGGATTGGTTTTTGCTATAGGTGCTGATTGCCAATTATCGAGGGGCGCGGAGATACATGAGACGGATGTTTCTCAGTTGATATGTATCTACTGGTATGCAGGAGATCGTAGAAGAAATTGGCCTGAGGAGTACCTTGCCAAATAGTTTGTTGGCTTCTTGAGGAGTTTTCTTTTTTAAAGAGGCTGTTGTTGTATGTGCTTGTAAATCTTGTCTCCACCCGGACACAAGGCCTTACAGTTAGAACATCGTAAAAGGAGAGGAGTTATAACTTATCCCCTCCTTTTTTAATTACCTATTGGCTTGAAATTATGAGAAGGCAGTTTCGCCCTTAGAAGTTAATAGCTGTTCCGTCGTGACAGGCCTGGAAGTTGGCCTTGATCTCTGCAAATTCCGGTTTTCTTGGGTTGAAAAGGGTACAGGGATCTTTCATTGCATTTTCAGTCAGCGTATCCAATTTTTCTTCCCACTCTTTTTCATCAATGCCATACTCTTTCAGTGAACCTGCAACGCCTGTTGATGCACGCAGATCAGATACTTCCTGGGCAAAATCTTCAGCAGATGATTTACCGAATAAGGCTGCCAGGGCCTCATATTTGTCAGTTGCCTTGGAGTTGAAGCGAATGACGTTAGGCATCAGGATGGCGTTGCCGCAACCGTGTGCTACTCCGAAGGTACCCCCATCTGATGGGACATGGCGTGAACAATTCCCAACCATACGTTGGTAAATGCCATACCTGCCATACAGGAGGCATCGTGCATTGCCTGGCGAGCGTCTAGATTATTTGGCTCTTCAACTGCAGTGGCAAGATTTTTGAAGACCAACTCAATAGAACCCTTGGCCAAAGAGTCGTTATAACGGTCTGCAATATTAGATGCATAGGCTTCTACTCCATGACTCAGGGCATCAAGTCCGGTATTGGCAGTAACATGTTTAGGCATGCTGGCACAAAGCTCACCGTCAATAATAGCTACATCAGGGGTTAATTTGTGAGAGACGATAGGGTATTTTGTCCCTTTTGCTCTATCTGTAATCACGGCAAGACCTGTGACTTCGGTGCCGGTGCCACTCGTTGAGGGAATTGCAACGAAGATAGCCTTGTTGCGCATGGGCTTGACGGCGAACGGAGCAGCCAGTTCTTCAAGCTTTGAATCTGGATACTCATAAAAAATCCACATTGCCTTGGCCGCATCAATTGCTGAACATCCACCTAAGCCGATGATAATATCAGGCTGTTCCTGGGTGAAGAAATCAGCACCTAGCAAAACCGTTTCAATGGATGGATCTGCCTCTACACCGGAAAAAACAGCAGATGCAATATTTGCTTCAGATAAGAAATTCTGAGCTTTTGTCAAAACCCCGTTGTTCTTCACTGAGTTGCCACCGATAACAATAACTGCTTTGCTACCCTTTAACCCTTTAACCCTTTAACCCTTTGAGATTCTCAAGAGTTCCTAGACCGTGAAAGATTTCTTTTGGGACGATAAACTTTGCCATGATTTTCCTACCTCTTTTGTGTTAGTAGGTGCTGCTGTAAGAACAAAACCGGAATTGCTCCGATGATTCTTTGTTAAGCGATCTGTTCAGGATTAACGCGCTCAATCACTACTGCTTTTTTTTTCTCAGCCGATCATCGAATCAGGGTGCCTGGAGGCGTTAGCTTGCTTGAGAGGGGTATTAACATCTTTGGAAAGGGCCTGTAAAGTAGGCACCTTTTGGTGAGGCAGTATGGTTTTGGTTTTATAGTATGCAAAAGGTAACCGCCTTCTGTGTTGGATAAAATTGATCTAAAATTAGATAGTTGCTCGTCGGTGTCGAGGCTAGGAAAAAGCATGATTTTTTTCAAATTGTATGATATCTCCCTCGGTGGAGAGATAAAGAAATATTGTTCAAAAAATGGTCTGGAAAAATTTTATGCCTGAGGATAGGACACATAAGGTCAGCTGTAGTAGCTATGTATATGAGGTGGAGGTCGCCTTTGAGATGTTATCAGGAAAGTGGATACCGCTTATCGTCTGGACACTTTTAACAGAGGGGACGAAGAGATTTGGCGAACTAAGAAAGAAGATGCCGGCTGTAACTCAGAAGATGCTCACCCAGCAACTCCGGACGCTTGAGAGGCATGGCATTGTCAGTTGAAAAGTTTACCCTGAGGTCCCACCCGTTGTTGAATACTCTTTGACAGAAATCGGTCAAAAATTATTGCCTATATTAAAAGACCTTAACGGTTGGGCCGTAGAGTATTTATCAATTCGAAATGATAATGAGCTGAACGATTAGTTAGCCGCTCCATGCCCATGGGACGTGGTGAAAAATTATTTGAGCTGTGTGGTTAGAGAAAAAAAGCTTGACGATAACGTGTGGTTATTTTACCATATGATCAAACAAAGGAGTAATATGACAGAAAAACAAAAGGCATTAATAGAGGCAAAGGCAAATGTACTCAAGGCCCTGGGCCATCCCACCAGATTGTGGATGTCAGAGCAACTGGCCGATGGAGAAAAATGCGTCTGTGAGCTTGCCGCGTCAATAGATGCAGATTTTTCCACGGTCTCCAAACACCTTTTGGTGTTGAAGCAGGCTGGCGTTGTGGCAGATGAAAAACGGGGCAAACAGGTCTATTATAGCCTCAGGGTTCCCTGTATCCTGAATTTCATGCCCTGTGTTGAGGCTGTGATAAAGGCAAAGGCAGAAGAGCATTTAAACTTACTGTAGTATTTTTTTTCTTAAACATTTGGTTAAAAGGCCAAGTGACAAAATGTGGTGATAGGATATGAACTGGAAAACCGAATGGAAGAGCCTTGGTTGGATTGTGGCGGTGTTTATTGCATGCTTTTATCTGCCAGTGGGTAACCCACGATTTGACAATGCCATGCTGGAGGCCTTTCATCTGGTTAAGTGGTACGCCCAGGAACATGTTCTGCTCTGTCTTGTCCCGGCATTTTTTATCGCAGGGGCAATTGGTGTTTTTGTCAGTCAGGCGTCGGTTATGAAATACCTTGGCGCTGGAGCAAATAAGTTTCTTGCCTACGGTGTTGCCTCTGTTTCCGGTACAATTCTGGCAGTATGTTCCTGTACCATCCTTCCTCTCTTTGCCGGTATTTATCGTATGGGTGCTGGACTTGGGCCGGCCACCGCATTTCTCTATTCAGGTCCTGCCATTAATGTCCTGGCCATAGTCTTGACGGCAAATGTTCTCGGCCCTGAATTGGGCATTGCCCGTGGCATTGGTGCAATTTTCTTTAGTGTAATCATTGGCCTGTCAATGGCCTTTATTTTCAGAAAAGAGGAAAACAAGAAAATTGCCCTGCAGATGGCCATGCCGGTAGAAGAGGCAAGCCGGCCGCTCTGGAAGAACGGATTATACTTTTTTTCCATGGTGGCCATTCTTGTCTTTGTGAACTGGGGAAAGCCACAGGAAACGGAGGGGCTCTGGGCCGCAATTTACTCGGCAAAGTGGCTGGTCACCTCGGGTTTTGCCATAATGTTTGGCCTGATTTTAGTTCGCTGGTTCAAGATCGCCGCCTGGAAGGTGCTTGCTGTGGCGGCACTTGTGACAGCCGCAGCACTGGTTCTCCCGGCTCATCCAACCTTTGCCTTCACCATAGGCTTTATTGGCCTTTCAGTTATTACCAGTTGTGAAAGTGGTGAGGCAGGTGAGTGGTTTACCTCATCCTGGGGGTTTGCCAAGCAGATTTTACCGCTTCTCCTCATTGGTGTCCTCATTGCGGGAGCACTCTTGGGCAGAGTTGGTAACGAGGGTTTGATTCCCTCTGAGTGGGTGGCAAGAGCCGTTGGCGGAAACTCTCTTCGGGCAAACTTCTTTGCCTCTTTCGCTGGAGCATTTATGTACTTTGCCACCCTTACCGAGGTGCCGATCTTGCAGGGACTGATCGGTAACGGTATGGGAAAAGGTCCGGCACTTGCCCTCTTGTTGGCGGGACCTGCCCTGAGTCTGCCCAATATGTTGGTGATACGAAGTGTCATAGGCACCAAGAAGACAGCTGTCTTTGTTGCTCTGGTAGTTGTTATGGCAACGATAAGCGGTATGATTTTTGGTACATATTATTAATTCATTACATAGGAATAGAAAATGAAAATTCAAATACTTGGACCTGGTTGTCCAAAATGTAAACAACTTGAAGAGGCGGCCGAGGTAGCGGCTCAGGAATTTGGTGCAGACTATCAGATTGAAAAAGTTTCAGATATAAATGAGATCATGAGCTTTGGGGTCATGATGACACCTGCAATTGCCGTTGATGGAGAGGTGAAGAGTGTGGGCAAGGTGCTGTCAAAGGATGAAATCATAGCCTTTTTAAAATAAACGAAAGATTGGGGTAAACAATGCTTCAGACAATACCAACCTGTGGGTGTAGCTGTAATAGTAGTGCTTCCAGATTAATATTTTCATGTTCCGGTTGTCATGATGTGGGGGACTTATCGGATCGTGTTGCCCGTAAGATGGAAAAAGATGGTTTGGGTAAAATGGCATGTCTGGCCGGAATTGGTGGTCGGGTCAGTGGCCTTATGATGTCTGCCGAGGCCGCATCAGCAATAGTGGCAATCGATGGTTGTGCCCTTAACTGTGCTCAAAAAACCTTGTCACAGGCTGGCTTTGACCGGGTGACTCATCTCTGCCTTGCCGATTTGGCCTTCAAAATTGGTGGTACTGAGGTGACCGATGAGGCCATTGCCAGGGTTGTTCAACATGTAAATGATATCTCATAGGAGGCGGATATTCTAATTAAGAAGGCATATTTAGTCCTGCTCACCCTTTTTATGCTCTGCTTATCTGTGCCCTCTCTCTCCTTCGCCGAAGGCATGGACAGTAAACAGATACCGGTGCCGGGCATGGTAACCATGGTGGATATAGGTGCCAAAAAATGTATCCCATGCAAGATGATGGCACCCATCATTGAGGAGTTGCAGGTAGAGTATAAGGATCGGGTAGCTGTGATTTTTATTGATGTTTGGCAAAATCCTGAAAAGGGCAGAAGATTTGCCATAAACACTATCCCGACTCAAATATTTTACGATGATAAGGGCAAGGAGGTGCGGCGGCACGTCGGTTTTTTGGATAAAAAATCCATAGTGGCCATCTATGATGAGCTTGGGGTTAAGTAGTTCATGGATCAAATTTTTTTAACAATCAATAGCTGGATGAGCCAAGGCCTCTTACTGGGGGCACTTGGTTGTTTTTTATGGGGAATGGTGAGTGTGCTTTTCAGTCCCTGTCACTTAGCATCAATTCCATTAATTATCAGCTATGTTGCAGGAGAAAAGAGGGTAATAGCGGGTCGCCTGGCGACAATTTATGCCATTGTCTTTACCATCGGCCTCTTTATCACCATTGCGGTAATTGGAGTCATATGCTCATTGCTCGGCAGGATGTTGGGTGACGTCGGCCCTTATATGAATCTTGTGGTGGGGGCGATACTTCTCTGGGTCTCTCTGGATTTCTTAGGCATTGCGAAATGCTCGATTTCTGGTGGCTTGATGGCAAAGATGCAGGTTAGGGGGGTGCCAGGGGCATTTATCCTTGGTCTCTCCTACGGCATTCTCTCGGGCTCATGTACCTTTGGCTTTATTGCCCCTATACTTGCCATCATTACTGTGCAGGAACAGTTTGTTACCGGAGTGGTATTTATCATACTCTTTGGTCTTGGCCACTGTATGCCCATTGCTCTGGCGGGAAGTTCAGCTGCGCTGATAAAGAGCTGCCTCGCCAATAGTGTCTGGCAGAGGGGCAGTGTCATTTTTAGAAGGCTTGCCGGCCTCTGTATTGGTGGATTGGCTGTTTATTTCATAGGCGGCCCATGGCTTTAATGGGGTAAGTGTGGGCCCTCTGCGATGAGTCAGGGGGGAGAGGATTGGCCCCCCCTCCCCTGCGCCAAGATGGACCTATTCCCTGCTAGAGAGCGGCCCTGTAAATTTCTTTTACGTCGCTGTCTCTGAGACAGCGTGGATTGGTCAGGCCACAGATATCTTTCTGGGCATTTACCGTCATGATATCGATGTCTTTTTCCTCAACATCTTTACCATAACGTCTGCCCAGCTCAACAAGCCCTGCTGGTATGCCAACATCCTGAGAGAGCTGTTCTATGGACTCAATGGCAAGTTCTGCCGCATCACGCTGAGAGAGTCCTTTGATATCTTCGCCCAGCAGTTCTGCAATTTTTGCATAACGCGCGACCTTGGCAATCAGGTTAAAGCGACTTACATGGGGGAGGAGGATGGCGTTACATTCAC from the Desulfotalea psychrophila LSv54 genome contains:
- a CDS encoding ArsR/SmtB family transcription factor translates to MTEKQKALIEAKANVLKALGHPTRLWMSEQLADGEKCVCELAASIDADFSTVSKHLLVLKQAGVVADEKRGKQVYYSLRVPCILNFMPCVEAVIKAKAEEHLNLL
- the can gene encoding carbonate dehydratase — translated: MKTLKHLFERNLEWANKIKERDPDFFPQLSKEHSPDYLWIGCSDSRVPANQITNLPPGDVFVHRNIANVVVHTDLNCLSVLQYAVDVLKVKHIIVCGHYGCGGIKASMEDAEHGLIDNWLRHVKDVIRLNADKLKDLEPDKKFNLLCELNVIEQVTNVCNTTIVQNAWKKGAELSIHGWIYSLRNGILKDLTTCIDSREEFDRRKKKM
- a CDS encoding cytochrome c biogenesis CcdA family protein, which produces MDQIFLTINSWMSQGLLLGALGCFLWGMVSVLFSPCHLASIPLIISYVAGEKRVIAGRLATIYAIVFTIGLFITIAVIGVICSLLGRMLGDVGPYMNLVVGAILLWVSLDFLGIAKCSISGGLMAKMQVRGVPGAFILGLSYGILSGSCTFGFIAPILAIITVQEQFVTGVVFIILFGLGHCMPIALAGSSAALIKSCLANSVWQRGSVIFRRLAGLCIGGLAVYFIGGPWL
- a CDS encoding DEAD/DEAH box helicase, which encodes MSFNTLGLSAPLLKAVAEKGYDTPSPIQAKAIPVIMEGKDVMAAAQTGTGKTAAFTLPILELLSQSKRRVQANQARVLILTPTRELAAQIGESVTTYGKGLSLTSAVIFGGVNINPQMKRLRGGVDILVATPGRLLDLHRQNAIKFNRLEILVLDEADRMLDMGFINDIRKVLAFLPKERQNLMFSATFSSSINNLARGMFNNPVEISVTPPNSTVEIIDQCIYPVDKKQKPALLIQLIRDNKWGQTLVFSKTKHGANRLVGQLQKKGINAAAIHGNKSQSARTKALAEFKNGTVQILVATDIAARGLDIDLLPHVVNFDLPHVQEDYIHRIGRTGRAGASGEAISLVCADEFALLADIERLIKKILPRKSVEGFEPVHPLPESCLNTRPFRAKSPKKNTEGRTRRQGSRPNSRGPKKPSGDK
- a CDS encoding thioredoxin family protein; translation: MKIQILGPGCPKCKQLEEAAEVAAQEFGADYQIEKVSDINEIMSFGVMMTPAIAVDGEVKSVGKVLSKDEIIAFLK
- a CDS encoding permease, translating into MNWKTEWKSLGWIVAVFIACFYLPVGNPRFDNAMLEAFHLVKWYAQEHVLLCLVPAFFIAGAIGVFVSQASVMKYLGAGANKFLAYGVASVSGTILAVCSCTILPLFAGIYRMGAGLGPATAFLYSGPAINVLAIVLTANVLGPELGIARGIGAIFFSVIIGLSMAFIFRKEENKKIALQMAMPVEEASRPLWKNGLYFFSMVAILVFVNWGKPQETEGLWAAIYSAKWLVTSGFAIMFGLILVRWFKIAAWKVLAVAALVTAAALVLPAHPTFAFTIGFIGLSVITSCESGEAGEWFTSSWGFAKQILPLLLIGVLIAGALLGRVGNEGLIPSEWVARAVGGNSLRANFFASFAGAFMYFATLTEVPILQGLIGNGMGKGPALALLLAGPALSLPNMLVIRSVIGTKKTAVFVALVVVMATISGMIFGTYY
- a CDS encoding putative zinc-binding protein — protein: MLQTIPTCGCSCNSSASRLIFSCSGCHDVGDLSDRVARKMEKDGLGKMACLAGIGGRVSGLMMSAEAASAIVAIDGCALNCAQKTLSQAGFDRVTHLCLADLAFKIGGTEVTDEAIARVVQHVNDIS
- a CDS encoding cold-shock protein, with product MAEGIVKWFNDAKGFGFIEQEGGDDLFVHHTSINASGFKTLEEGARVSFDIEEGQKGPAAANVTAL
- a CDS encoding thioredoxin family protein, which produces MLCLSVPSLSFAEGMDSKQIPVPGMVTMVDIGAKKCIPCKMMAPIIEELQVEYKDRVAVIFIDVWQNPEKGRRFAINTIPTQIFYDDKGKEVRRHVGFLDKKSIVAIYDELGVK
- a CDS encoding YwbE family protein; translation: MNGTKRADIQMGLKVSIVLKEDQRSGKLTEGTVKDILTKSATHPHGIKVRLESGLVGRVKAGTRQ
- a CDS encoding cold-shock protein, encoding MAEGIVKWFNDAKGFGFIDQEGGDDLFVHHTSINASGFKTLEEGARVSFDIEEGQKGPAAANVTAL